From Amphiprion ocellaris isolate individual 3 ecotype Okinawa chromosome 2, ASM2253959v1, whole genome shotgun sequence, a single genomic window includes:
- the btf3l4 gene encoding transcription factor BTF3 homolog 4, producing the protein MNQEKLAKLQAQVRIGGKGSARRKKKVVHRTATADDKKLQSSLKKLAVNNIAGIEEVNMIKDDGSVIHFNNPKVQASLSANTFAITGHAETKQLTEMLPGILSQLGADSLSSLRKLAEQFPRQALDSKAPKAEDIEEEDDDVPDLVENFDEASKNEAN; encoded by the exons ATGAATCAAGAAAAACTGGCCAAACTTCAAGCCCAGGTGCGGATAGGAGGAAAG GGTTCTGCGCGCAGGAAGAAGAAGGTGGTGCACAGAACTGCAACCGCTGATGACAAAAAGCTTCAGAGTTCACTAAAGAAGTTGGCTGTGAACAATATTGCTGGAATTGAGGAG GTGAACATGATCAAGGACGATGGAAGTGTGATCCACTTCAACAACCCCAAAGTTCAGGCCTCTCTGTCCGCCAATACCTTCGCCATCACGGGACACGCCGAGACTAAGCAGCTGACAGAGATGCTCCCTGGCATCCTCAGCCAGCTGGGAGCCGATAGCCTCAGCAGCCTGCGCAAACTGGCCGAACAGTTCCCCCGACAAG CTCTCGACAGCAAGGCTCCAAAGGCAGAAGACATCGAGGAAGAGGATGATGACGTTCCAG ATCTGGTGGAGAACTTTGATGAAGCGTCGAAGAACGAGGCGAACTGA
- the ptgfr gene encoding prostaglandin F2-alpha receptor, whose translation MSANGSTESGCRSEVKPSNSICSQKELSVTASVISMTVGIVSNSLALFILVKSYNRIRIKSKASFLLFASSLVITDLLGHLINGSLVLFVYSSQKKWETFDPHRIVCSVFGMCMVFFGLSPLFLGSVMAVERCIGVTRPIFHSTMLVSRHMKRLLGLTWLLAALVAVLPVLLWRPYKVQSSRSWCFFPMEQPKDWLDVLLPLLFSMLGLLALLLSIVCNTLTSCVLLQARLRRKHHCRGTSYHIEMIWQLLGIMLVSCVCWGPLLIHVIILSTRARDESTSFSLLTVVRMATWNQILDPWVYILLRKAVLRKIFLLCPSCWDSKSHNLHRWQRSMLCSSVEKNNPSDCLGRMPLPDAAIKSIT comes from the exons ATGTCAGCCAATGGGAGCACAGAAAGCGgctgcaggtcagaggtcaaaccCTCCAACAGCATCTGCAGCCAGAAGGAACTGTCCGTCACCGCCTCCGTCATCTCCATGACTGTTGGCATCGTCTCCAACAGCCTGGCTCTCTTCATCCTGGTCAAATCCTACAACCGCATCCGGATCAAGTCCAAGGCGTCCTTCCTGCTGTTTGCCAGCAGCCTGGTGATTACAGACCTGCTGGGCCACCTCATCAACGGTTCCCTGGTGCTTTTCGTCTACAGCTCCCAGAAGAAATGGGAGACCTTCGACCCTCATCGCATCGTGTGCAGCGTCTTTGGCATGTGCATGGTGTTCTTCGGCCTGAGCCCCCTGTTCCTGGGCAGCGTCATGGCAGTGGAGCGCTGCATCGGAGTCACCAGGCCCATCTTCCATTCCACCATGCTGGTTTCCCGCCACATGAAACGACTGCTGGGGCTCACCTGGCTGCTCGCTGCCCTGGTGGCTGTGCTGCCTGTGCTGCTGTGGAGGCCCTACAAGGTTCAGAGCTCCAGGAGTTGGTGCTTCTTCCCCATGGAGCAGCCCAAAGACTGGCTAGATGTGCTCCTGCCCCTGCTCTTCTCAATGCTGGGGCTTCTGGCGCTGCTGCTCTCTATCGTGTGCAATACACTAACGAGTTGTGTGCTGCTGCAGGCCAGACTGCGACGCAAACATCACTGCAGAGGAACGTCGTACCACATAGAGATGATCTGGCAGCTCCTGGGGATCATGTTAGTGTCCTGCGTTTGCTGGGGCCCATTATTG ATCCATGTCATCATCCTGAGCACCAGAGCCAGAGACGAGTCCACGTCCTTCAGCCTGCTGACTGTGGTTCGTATGGCCACGTGGAACCAGATCCTGGACCCGTGGGTCTACATCCTGCTGAGGAAAGCCGTCCTCAGGAAAATCTTCCTGTTGTGTCCCAGCTGCTGGGACTCAAAGTCTCATAACCTGCACCGCTGGCAGCGCAGTATGCTCTGCAGCTCGGTGGAGAAGAACAACCCATCCGACTGCCTCGGCAGGATGCCTCTGCCAGACGCTGCCATCAAATCCATCACCTGA